A genomic segment from Perca flavescens isolate YP-PL-M2 chromosome 13, PFLA_1.0, whole genome shotgun sequence encodes:
- the nlrc3l1 gene encoding NACHT, LRR and PYD domains-containing protein 3: protein MMDDVEMEGMATPSGNSSIGDAVSGRGPQSGQSDTNEDEDDLYYIPDRRPSLDLGPTPMDTSHWHFVDHAFPPALSYKSMTSEENVSNMDDEEGSSTRVQLNKADSYSSCYSLDSDDCEKIIPKVKSKDDAASELPETPELIQDPKEIRHPSLTVAFTFKAISKTLGKLSEGDFRRFKMMLWKHYPHSFNTPPQGMDMVDLVDRLLERHNLESSLQITKTILEEIGQKDKIDYLETLCLRNEVRHDLCETLKTIYSEVCEDSGEQGEKRPVDDVFTNLSITTTCDNGPNIEHEVMTIPKLDSNQETGKLLSTKDILSAERLEKSHLKFVLITGMAGSGKTMAVRRIVLDWIEERSHQHVSFLFPLTFRFLKQYEGSKVSLLEIVRTLYPATTKLREEDFQCEECKIMFIFDGLDEYKGELDFHNTSPVSNHSEPVPLNVLVVNLLRNKLLWRGLFLVFSRPQIKRCVPWDMHYDEIDVRGFRDQDKDEYFKKRFKDPVQAARVIAYINSSKTLRIMCHLPLFCSLVADEYQHIFKEQGPRAALPSGITYMYTKLLFALARQRREFRAPQQSPDKERDFLMKLGKLAFNMLEKGKFRITKHDWKEIDIDIEEAVNDSGLCLQYLTKPFVLYTENSISFIHPTMQEYLAAFYVFFTYRNQGKNIFEQHLKDKVKGMFKGHKTMELYKSAVDRSLLCDDGKLDMFLRFLFGMGLKTNLELLQPLCTFSVKCSTFIQDAAALIRKKMGENQYPDRNSNLKRCLEELGV from the exons ATGATGGACGACGTTGAAATGGAGGGGATGGCCACGCCGTCAGGCAACTCCTCTATCGGGGATGCCGTGTCTGGTAGAGGACCACAGAGTGGACAGAGTGACACTAATGAAGATGAAGACGACCTCTACTACATCCCCGATAGAAGACCTTCTCTGGACCTGGGGCCAACTCCAATGGATACCAGCCACTG GCATTTTGTGGACCATGCCTTTCCTCCAGCTCTCAGCTACAAATCAATGACAAGTGAGGAAAATGTAAGCAACATGGATGACGAAGAGGGATCCTCCACGAG GGTCCAGCTAAACAAAGCAGATTCATACTCTAGCTGCTACTCCTTGGACAGTGACGATTGTGAAAAGATCATCCCCAA GGTTAAAAGCAAAGATGATGCTGCCTCAGAGCTTCCTGAAACACCTGAGTTAATCCAAGACCCAAAAGAGATTAGGCATCCTTCTCTGACTGTGGCTTTCACTTTCAAG GCTATTTCTAAAACCCTTGGGAAGCTGTCCGAGGGGGACTTTAGGAGATTCAAGATGATGCTGTGGAAGCATTACCCACATTCATTCAACACTCCTCCACAAGGCATGGACATGGTGGACCTTGTGGATCGGTTGCTCGAGCGTCACAACCTGGAGTCGTCTTTGCAGATCACCAAAACCATTCTTGAGGAAATTGGGCAAAAGGATAAGATTGATTATCTGGAGACTTTGTGCCTCAGAA ATGAAGTACGTCATGATTTATGCGAGACTCTGAAGACTATATACAGCGAAGTATGTGAAGATTCAGGTGAGCAGGGAGAGAAGAGGCCCGTCGACGATGTCTTTACTAATCTCTCCATAACCACGACGTGTGATAATGGCCCAAATATTGAACATGAGGTCATGACCATACCAAAGCTGGACAGCAACCAGGAGACAGGGAAACTGCTTTCTACTAAGGATATTTTGAGCGCTGAAAGGCTGGAGAAATCACACTTAAAGTTTGTGCTGATCACAGGAATGGCAGGGTCAGGGAAGACGATGGCAGTCAGAAGGATAGTCCTCGATTGGATTGAAGAGCGGTCCCACCAACACGTGTCCTTCCTTTTTCCTTTGACGTTCAGATTCCTTAAACAGTATGAGGGTTCCAAGGTCTCCCTGCTGGAAATTGTACGCACACTCTACCCAGCAACAACAAAACTGAGGGAGGAGGATTTTCAATGCGAGGAATGCAAAATAATGTTCATCTTTGACGGTCTTGATGAGTACAAAGGGGAGCTTGACTTTCATAACACGTCGCCTGTCAGTAACCACTCAGAACCCGTCCCCCTGAACGTTCTCGTGGTCAATCTCCTCCGGAATAAGCTGCTCTGGCGCGGCCTGTTCCTGGTCTTTTCTCGGCCGCAGATAAAACGCTGCGTTCCTTGGGATATGCATTATGATGAGATAGATGTGCGTGGTTTCCGTGACCAAGACAAGGACGAATACTTCAAGAAGAGATTTAAGGACCCAGTTCAAGCAGCTCGAGTTATTGCATACATCAACTCTTCCAAAACCCTCCGCATCATGTGCCACCTGCCCTTGTTTTGCTCACTGGTGGCTGATGAGTACCAGCACATATTCAAGGAACAGGGGCCCCGGGCGGCGCTGCCCAGCGGCATCACCTACATGTACACAAAGCTGCTGTTTGCACTCGCACGTCAGCGTCGCGAATTTAGAGCTCCACAGCAAAGCccagataaagagagagacttCCTCATGAAACTTGGAAAGTTGGCATTCAACATGCTGGAAAAAGGCAAGTTCAGGATCACCAAGCACGACTGGAAAGAGATTGATATCGACATAGAGGAGGCAGTGAATGACAGTGGCCTGTGCCTACAGTACCTCACAAAGCCATTTGTCTTGTATACTGAGAATTCCATCAGCTTTATCCACCCCACCATGCAAGAGTACCTGGCTGCCTTTTATGTGTTTTTCACCTACCGGAACCAGGGGAAGAACATTTTTGAGCAGCATCTGAAGGACAAGGTGAAGGGGATGTTTAAGGGCCACAAGACCATGGAGCTGTACAAGAGCGCTGTGGACAGAAGCCTGCTGTGTGACGACGGCAAACTGGACATGTTCCTGCGTTTCCTGTTTGGCATGGGTCTTAAGACCAACCTGGAACTTCTCCAACCACTCTGCACATTTTCTGTAAAGTGTTCAACATTCATTCAAGATGCTGCTGCCCTCATCAGGAAGAAGATGGGAGAAAACCAGTATCCTGACAGGAATAGCAACTTgaagcgctgcctggaagagcTGGGTGTGTGA